The DNA window aggtggagtttgagcagagtgtggtaattccagcagaaggtaccactagtgattcttcattggcagatgcagagtcagatgaggaagaggtttctacccaagaacctcaacagcaatcagagccaattgcagtcagaaggcagagacgagaaatacagaaacctgctcgtttcactgacatggtagcttatgcacttccagttgttgataatattccatccacttacaccgaagccattcagagtttagagaataatagatggttaggtgcaatggaagaggaaatgcaatctctagagaaaaacaagacgtggaagctggcacaactaccaaagggaagaaggcgattggttgcaaatttgaagacactattgaagttagtgttatgagaagatgttcgaagatgtggaatatcgccaaggtggagatttgttgaatattggcaatatcccacattaggaaaagatagaaagggagggggtttggtttgttatatatagaacccctccccctttggttgtatcatcccaaaatcttctcctttgtaatatttctagaagaaatattaatttggtagtgtccgaggacgtaagctaaattggccgaacctcgttaaatctctggtatattatttcttatttgtttgcttatatttaatagctttatgttggttatatttatttagttattattgctataaatatctaagtgagttctgtctagttgttgggttttaagcgggaccatttgtgacccctccaatttaactgggaattttcttagtataattgttggcataataattatctaaatatttctgataatattgttattaatattatcgtcgcttccgcaacaataaaTGCCTTGGTTAAGCCTATTGACTGTCTGTGTGAAATTTCAGCTTCTGAATCTCGGTTAATCAAATCTCCTACCCCAAGTATTGTTTTGAGACACTTTGTGTTTATGAACTTCTTCAAACAAGACTTGCACTTGCCTCTATTGGTTTGATAATTCTTGGGGACAAACAAACTGGTAAAACAGCGTCCTTTACGAACCTCGGATTAGTTCACCATTACCTAGTAATTCTTGAAATTGGAGCTAAATTTCCAGAGTGAAAACATTTGTTCTCTTTTCCGGGAAATGCTAGTTCGTATTGTTCTAATATCAGTCATATCGCTGTTTCTGTTTATGAGTTCTTATTTTGCTTAAACAAGGTTTTCATTTGTATGTAGTACTGATTAGTAGTGTTATAGGAGCAtcttttgtttaaacaatgtatTGCTGGTATATTTATATTCGAGGTCGATGATATTGCTGAGTCATGGTCTTTTGGATGTGTAAATCCTGACCTGATTTGCAGTTGTGGACTATGTTGCTATGGTTCATTACTTTTTTGAAGTACTAGTGTTTGACACTTTTTTAGATGTAAATATGGAGATAATGACATTCTAAGAACCCTCTAAGAAAACAGAGAAACATATCGATGTTGGATATAAACCCTTGTTCAACCCACACACTTGTATGATATGTTGCTTACGGATTAATATTTGTTTCATTGCGAGTTAAATGCTACATCACGAATATTTTCTTAGAGTGATTCTATTTTGATATTCTCCCATTTTGGTTAGGGTTCTTGATGATCCGGAACATATCGAGAAGTACAAGAAATACGAGACTGATTACACTTATCGGTTGATGGCAAAATATTTCTCGAAGAAGAATTTTTATGGAGGTATAAATTGCTGCCTCCTATTTTGTTCTGCTTTGAACTTTACACATGATCCTCTCCATACCGCATTATTCTTTCAGGCAACATTTTCGATGAAAAAACAACGATAGATAGCGAGACTATATTGTCGAGCAGGTAGAGGATAAACTTTCTTCCAACAATTTCATTCCTTTTGGAATGTCTGGTGCTGAATCATGAATCCGGTATGCCATTTTAACATTGTTTGTGTAGGTGGCCTAGCACTCGATCATTTGCCGACCCAGTTCGTGTATTTGAGGATCCCAGCAATGGTGGTTCAGTTTCCGAGCCAGAAACCTTAACTAACATCTCAAATGGCAAGCTTCAACTCAAGAAGAATGGCTGATGGCAAAATTGTTGGCATTTTGTCAAACGGATGGTAATGTATGTAAATAAATATACCAGAAGTTTTGTACAATTTGTCCATGttctataataattaaatatataattgacGAGAACAAAACCGAAGTTGACAATTTTTTACGTAAATTACTAAACTGAAAAAGAATGTAGATTTAATTTTTcactttaaaagtttaaggattgATTTTCAAATTCTGTAAATGTACAGGGGCTAACACACATTTTGACCAATATTTTAACCTGCTTTCCTTTTCAAGTTCTGggcaactttttttttatcataaaatatgGGGTGGAGAATGGATtggtttttcaatttaattttttcaggTTTGGATATATATCCTTCGGTTAAATTATGCTGTCAATACTTGTAtgtcgataaattttaaaatttaatctttacttaaaaaattaaaattaaatatttttatttaaaattccatataattgacaagaaaaaaaaagcatattaagttggaaaattttaatagaaaatgttttgtttttgtttagaaTGATTGGAACTTTAACTTTTGAATAGTATacgtttagtttaatttaataatattaatattaacatattttttaaacaatttattattatttaaataccgaattaagatataatataaaaaggctaaattttcataaactcttgtactttttataaatttagaatttagtctttctacttctatttataaaaaattaattttacttttcaaattttaaaattcaagtctaactttaaacattgttaagattattttattaaatttaaattcattagaagtagttatgtttttaattttattgctacTAAGTgaataacttttttatttaaaaacagcAACAGTAGttagacctgaattttgaaatataaaaaagtaaaagaattaaattcttaaaaataaaaattaagtatatgaaaAATACACGGAGcctataacatattttaacctataataaaattttaggatGGAGTTAATAATCCGGTCCAACCCAGTTCAAATAATCAGACACCAAATTTGCAGTGATTCTTGTGAAAataagggaaaaaagaagaaagtaggccaaatataccaaaaatgtTCTCAGAGATCCAAAAAGTAACCGATAAGGCCATGGTATTTCTCCAGAAGAAAGCACTTTCCGCTCTGTATATTCCAAAGCAAAAGCTACATATGGCTATGAACAACACCACTGCTCCTAAAGTGCAGCTTCTTTATGATCTCTGCAAAACCACTTTCACTCCTTCAGGCTTgtcttcttctccttctcctcAACCAATCCACAAACTCTGCTCTCTTCTGGGTATTTTCATTATtacctatttcttttcttcttttctttttgggggTTTATTTTCATAAAAGCTTTTGCATGTCGAAGTTTGATGGATTCTGCATTTGGGTTTTGTATAATGTGGTGATTTATGTAAAAGTTCGGGTTGATTAGGgtgttagaattttttttttaattttgcgaATATTTGATTTGTGGTTGAACTGGCTTATTGTTGAGTTTGAAAAAAAGGTTATGTGAATTGATGAAATTATTGCTTGGTTTCTGGTGTAAAGTTCTTTAcattattttttcaataaaaaattaagttttatttttagctaaatcaactataattttataagttttggACAGATTGTGGCCTAATGTTTTGTTTCAGATAAAACCAAGTTATCTTGTGAAAATATTTtagttcttttttctttcaatttatgtTCCCTGTTAGAACTTGGTTATGTGGTTTAGTGACAGTGAATAAGATGGTCTTCAAGAGGGAAAGATAATCTGTTCGCTAGATGAGGTTCATTTTACTATGTTATGATGGCTTTAAGCCATTGATTGTTAAATCAGATTTTGATGTTTGTTGTTGATAACGATTAACGATGTTTCATTACTTTAACCTTACCCTGTAATTCGAATATTGAAATGTAACCGTTAAGAGATTCTTAACCTGTGAAAATTAAGGATTGGTTCATGGTAAAACCATTTATTCGTGGTTCACTAGCTTAGAGAATTGGTTCAACTTTGTATAGCTTACAATTTGCACAAAGATGCTAGAGTATAGGGTTGTTCTTTTATCACTCTTTCTATGGAGCTTACATTTGTAAAGTTAGGTTTTCTCTTATTTGAACCCAAAGCAATGACAGggtaattgagaaaaaaatgttttatgtatgatttttgaattatgccattaatgGAATTAACTTCTGAAAAAATTATCCAGATTGATCTTAGGCATTCTTAACATGTTTCTCCTGCTTAATAAAGGAGTATTGTCTTGCCTTAATGTGCTTCTTACGTAGAGAGGATTGAATTGCAACTTTTTATGAATGGAATTTTGATTAACATCAACCTTATATATGCCATTTTTTACAGACACATTTGGCCCTGCTGATGTTGGACTTAAAGAGGAAAGTCCAGATGATGATCGAGGGCATGGATTTTTTGGACTAAATAGAGTAACTCGATGGGCTCAACCGATAACATATTTGGACATTCATGAATGTGATAATTTTACGGTGAGGCTTACTATATAAATCTTATTCCACTTTTGATTTCATGCCCCTCTCTTTAGAGTCTCAGACgatcaagtttaccatttcaggTCTTATATTCATCCTTCTATTGTGTTCCATGTCGAGGTTGTAGTTCATTTGTCTACATCTCCTTAGTTACATAGATATAaacttttaaattgttttttaccCCACTTTTCCGAGTTTTCATAGGCCTCTTTTGGTGGTATTACCGGACACCATCATTATCGGTTTTTGAGCTGCTGTGAACCAGAGTTCATTTAAAATCCGGCCGAAAAATTACTCCTAAGGTTCTATTATCATTGTACTTTACTCATGTTTTGAACAAATGATGTTGTATGCAGATGTGTATATTCTGCTTTCCTACTTCTTCGGTTATTCCATTACATGACCATCCTGGGATGACCGTATTCAGTAAAGTTCTTTACGGGTCTATGCATGTGAAGGCCTATGACTGGGTTGAACCATCATGTATTAAGGAAAGCCAGGAGCCAGGTTGCCCTCAAGGTTTGGTTTTAATGTACTTTCTTTACATAACAATTATTATTACATCATGCTGGCAATGAAAGCTGATTTTAGTTTGGTTGTTTTGTCAAAACCTCACATATAGACTGCTAGCTTTCATTAACTGAGTGGAAATGGAACATACAAAAATTTGATCAATAGGATAGCTCAGTTATGATATAATAAAGAAGAGATATAAAGCTACACTGGGTTTAGCTTTACTAGTTTAATCCGAATTCTTGCCATTACATTCAACTACCTGTTGTTATCACTATGTAATTATGAACTATAGAATGGAACTTTTGGGCCTATGTTACTCAGGTATGAGTGTTGTATGAGTGTTGGGTTCAGGTATGTGTCCAAAACCAAAATGTTTGGTTTTTCTA is part of the Gossypium hirsutum isolate 1008001.06 chromosome D11, Gossypium_hirsutum_v2.1, whole genome shotgun sequence genome and encodes:
- the LOC107912097 gene encoding uncharacterized protein → MASSNLPSSPPLPSSPPSISACHSESSATVPTALVHSQAQLDATATENGTFHVDGRKPQIPDHFAVLDDPEHIEKYKKYETDYTYRLMAKYFSKKNFYGGNIFDEKTTIDSETILSSRWPSTRSFADPVRVFEDPSNGGSVSEPETLTNISNGKLQLKKNG
- the LOC107912096 gene encoding plant cysteine oxidase 3 isoform X4, with translation MFSEIQKVTDKAMVFLQKKALSALYIPKQKLHMAMNNTTAPKVQLLYDLCKTTFTPSGLSSSPSPQPIHKLCSLLDTFGPADVGLKEESPDDDRGHGFFGLNRVTRWAQPITYLDIHECDNFTMCIFCFPTSSVIPLHDHPGMTVFSKVLYGSMHVKAYDWVEPSCIKESQEPGCPQVRLARLAADKVLTAPCGTSILYPKTGGNLHCFTAVTPCAVLDVLAPPYREDLGRKCTYYVDYPYSAFGKPYDLCHHTCYKGMTFLKEMELR
- the LOC107912096 gene encoding plant cysteine oxidase 3 isoform X1, with product MFSEIQKVTDKAMVFLQKKALSALYIPKQKLHMAMNNTTAPKVQLLYDLCKTTFTPSGLSSSPSPQPIHKLCSLLDTFGPADVGLKEESPDDDRGHGFFGLNRVTRWAQPITYLDIHECDNFTMCIFCFPTSSVIPLHDHPGMTVFSKVLYGSMHVKAYDWVEPSCIKESQEPGCPQVRLARLAADKVLTAPCGTSILYPKTGGNLHCFTAVTPCAVLDVLAPPYREDLGRKCTYYVDYPYSAFGNDFPQGNGAQISNGKEEEYAWLAEIETPDDLYMRSGVYVGPSIRV
- the LOC107912096 gene encoding plant cysteine oxidase 3 isoform X2; this translates as MFSEIQKVTDKAMVFLQKKALSALYIPKQKLHMAMNNTTAPKVQLLYDLCKTTFTPSGLSSSPSPQPIHKLCSLLDTFGPADVGLKEESPDDDRGHGFFGLNRVTRWAQPITYLDIHECDNFTMCIFCFPTSSVIPLHDHPGMTVFSKVLYGSMHVKAYDWVEPSCIKESQEPGCPQVRLARLAADKVLTAPCGTSILYPKTGGNLHCFTAVTPCAVLDVLAPPYREDLGRKCTYYVDYPYSAFGNGAQISNGKEEEYAWLAEIETPDDLYMRSGVYVGPSIRV
- the LOC107912096 gene encoding plant cysteine oxidase 3 isoform X3; this encodes MFSEIQKVTDKAMVFLQKKALSALYIPKQKLHMAMNNTTAPKVQLLYDLCKTTFTPSGLSSSPSPQPIHKLCSLLDTFGPADVGLKEESPDDDRGHGFFGLNRVTRWAQPITYLDIHECDNFTMCIFCFPTSSVIPLHDHPGMTVFSKVLYGSMHVKAYDWVEPSCIKESQEPGCPQVRLARLAADKVLTAPCGTSILYPKTGGNLHCFTAVTPCAVLDVLAPPYREDLGRKCTYYVDYPYSAFGKLIFPFLIYHSCCASIFRPVLCNRKTI